The Lutibacter profundi genome includes a region encoding these proteins:
- a CDS encoding MmcQ/YjbR family DNA-binding protein, whose protein sequence is MNIEVFRDYCLSKKYATESFPFDKKTLVFKVAGKMFALLGLDQQPSTVNLKCDPEKSIELRVQYNDVIEGFHMNKKHWNTIIIEGDLPTHFIKELIDYSYNLVVNGLTKKTQSELGFI, encoded by the coding sequence ATGAATATTGAAGTATTTAGAGATTATTGTTTATCGAAAAAATATGCGACAGAAAGTTTTCCTTTTGATAAAAAAACGTTGGTTTTTAAAGTTGCAGGAAAAATGTTTGCATTGTTAGGGTTAGACCAGCAACCTTCAACAGTTAATTTAAAGTGTGACCCTGAAAAATCAATTGAATTAAGAGTACAATATAATGATGTTATTGAAGGGTTCCATATGAATAAAAAACATTGGAACACCATTATTATTGAGGGTGATTTACCTACCCATTTTATAAAAGAATTGATAGATTATTCATACAATTTAGTCGTTAATGGATTGACCAAAAAAACACAAAGTGAGCTAGGATTTATTTAG
- a CDS encoding carboxypeptidase-like regulatory domain-containing protein, which translates to MKKIITVFLSYVLTITLLQAHNINATLPVQKITIYWDSSLSMQGKDVAKELNFLTNYFKNVPNAKVELIVFSNSIDLQKYFTIENANWSQLKETLLKINYDGVAYFDVLLEHKKSDIVFLFTDGIETLDRLTLNTNTVTHIINSSEKANFRVLIKQSHLTKGKYINLRKIDVKKALSMLNIKDVKKVELTINSTHKEPENAFTKEVSTDEVSGIVYSSDGALVGATIVVNGNSAGAITNEKGEFKINAKQGDILTISYLGKLTKEIVVGESPLIEILLSNDENELEEVVVKGARKEETIDVGYGKTAKKKLGYAVQSIGGDDLPEGRDDNISIHGKFSGVRHYGQNDDISQMVFRANSILLNVFPLIIIDGTPVRRSSSVGRGTELTNFINPNNIDKITILKGLAATNRWGSEGSNGVILISTKSSLAGKKSKNSENTALVKNNDFTENLSLISTTVNEKYIEELKEFQTLNEVYAHYLKQRINYLNNPLYFVNISDFILQYGNKELASKILLNCLEINVDNIEVLRLIAYKYEQQQDFFLAKQIFEKIAKLKPRDAQAYRDLALIYQETGYNQKALDIYKKIQNNGYLGVDFSGIQKVVTNEMRGLLLKHKKELDISGVLDNYLKEMDYDARIVFEYNDNEAEFELQFVNPQKKFFSWSHTKLANEIRLYEEKTQGFNTEEFLLIDAAKGEWQINIESKVQQSKAPVILKYTVYKNYGKTNETKETKLLILDNIKEKQLLGKIII; encoded by the coding sequence ATGAAAAAAATAATTACCGTTTTTTTATCTTATGTTTTAACAATAACCTTATTACAAGCGCATAATATAAATGCAACACTACCAGTACAAAAAATTACTATTTATTGGGACTCTTCTTTGTCTATGCAAGGTAAAGATGTAGCAAAAGAATTAAATTTTTTAACTAATTATTTTAAGAATGTTCCAAATGCAAAAGTTGAATTAATAGTGTTTAGTAACAGTATTGATTTGCAAAAATATTTCACCATTGAAAACGCTAATTGGTCACAACTAAAAGAAACTTTGTTAAAAATAAATTATGATGGAGTAGCATATTTTGATGTGTTGTTAGAACATAAAAAATCTGATATTGTATTCTTATTTACTGATGGTATTGAAACTTTAGATAGACTTACTCTTAATACTAATACGGTAACGCACATTATTAATAGTAGTGAAAAAGCAAATTTTAGAGTATTAATAAAACAAAGCCACTTGACAAAAGGGAAGTACATAAATTTGAGGAAAATTGATGTTAAAAAAGCGTTGTCAATGTTAAACATTAAAGATGTTAAAAAAGTAGAATTAACAATTAATAGCACACATAAAGAGCCAGAAAATGCATTTACAAAAGAAGTTAGCACTGATGAAGTAAGCGGAATAGTTTATAGCTCAGATGGAGCGCTAGTTGGAGCTACTATTGTAGTTAATGGGAACTCAGCAGGTGCTATAACAAACGAAAAAGGTGAATTTAAGATAAATGCAAAACAAGGTGATATTTTAACAATTAGTTACTTAGGGAAGCTCACTAAAGAAATTGTAGTTGGAGAATCTCCGCTTATTGAAATTTTATTGTCAAATGATGAGAACGAGTTAGAAGAGGTTGTTGTGAAAGGAGCTAGAAAAGAAGAAACTATAGATGTAGGCTATGGAAAAACAGCAAAGAAAAAACTAGGTTATGCAGTACAATCTATAGGTGGTGACGATTTGCCAGAAGGAAGAGATGACAATATTTCTATTCATGGAAAGTTTTCAGGAGTAAGACATTACGGACAAAATGATGATATAAGTCAAATGGTATTTAGAGCAAATTCTATTTTGTTAAATGTTTTTCCTCTTATAATAATTGATGGTACTCCTGTACGTAGATCAAGTTCAGTAGGTAGAGGAACAGAATTAACTAATTTTATTAACCCCAATAATATAGATAAAATAACAATATTAAAGGGATTGGCTGCAACTAATAGATGGGGAAGTGAAGGAAGTAATGGTGTTATTTTAATTAGCACAAAATCTTCTTTGGCAGGAAAAAAATCTAAAAATTCAGAAAATACAGCTTTGGTAAAAAATAATGATTTTACTGAAAATTTATCTTTGATTAGCACCACTGTTAATGAAAAATATATTGAAGAATTAAAAGAATTTCAAACGTTAAATGAAGTTTATGCCCATTATTTAAAACAACGTATAAATTATTTAAATAACCCTTTGTATTTTGTAAATATTTCAGATTTTATATTGCAATATGGCAACAAGGAATTAGCATCTAAAATACTTTTAAATTGTTTAGAAATTAATGTAGATAATATAGAGGTTTTAAGGTTAATAGCTTATAAATATGAACAACAACAAGATTTTTTCTTAGCCAAACAAATTTTTGAAAAGATAGCGAAGTTAAAACCTAGAGATGCGCAAGCGTATAGAGATTTAGCTCTTATTTATCAAGAAACAGGCTATAATCAGAAAGCATTGGATATTTATAAAAAAATTCAAAATAATGGTTATTTGGGAGTTGATTTTTCTGGGATTCAAAAAGTTGTTACAAATGAAATGAGAGGATTGCTTTTAAAACATAAAAAAGAATTAGATATAAGTGGTGTTTTAGATAATTATTTAAAGGAAATGGATTATGATGCTCGTATTGTTTTTGAATACAATGATAATGAAGCTGAATTTGAATTACAATTTGTAAATCCACAAAAAAAGTTTTTTTCATGGTCACATACTAAACTAGCAAATGAAATACGATTGTATGAAGAGAAAACACAAGGTTTTAATACCGAAGAATTTTTGTTAATTGATGCTGCAAAGGGTGAATGGCAAATTAATATTGAAAGTAAAGTACAACAAAGTAAAGCCCCTGTTATTTTAAAATATACCGTATATAAAAATTATGGAAAAACGAATGAAACGAAAGAGACAAAATTATTAATTTTAGATAATATTAAAGAGAAACAACTACTAGGGAAAATAATTATTTAA
- a CDS encoding aldehyde dehydrogenase (NADP(+)), with protein sequence MITGKNYIGNVLSSIGNVTFKTFNPQTNAENEIIYSEASTIEIEKAVELATKAFKIFRTTSGTKKSEFLNEIATEIEALGDELIQTYCSETGLPEGRAIGERGRTLFQLRAFANLVKEGSWVEATIDTAQPNRLPIPKVDIRKMDVPLGPIVVFGASNFPLAYSTAGGDTAAAFAAGCPVVVKSHPMHAGTGELVASAIIKAAEKTAMPNGVFSNLNSSGIEIGEILVKHPQIKAVGFTGSINGGRALYDMAAKRKEPIPVFAEMGSINPVIILPNAIKNEGKKWAKIYANSITLGSGQFCTNPGLILGVKGDSLSNFIKTLSKEIVKIEPSCMLHPNIIGAYESNKAKMIAQHGLQTTATINNEVSKNFGRQIITTVEGATFLTNTTLHQEVFGPFSMVVQCENIQQLEVIISKLEGQLTGTILSENNEIKNYPAIVSELQNRVGRIIFNGVPTGVEVCPSMVHGGPYPASTDSRFTAVGIHSIKRWVRPFSFQSWPNELLPNELKNENPLGILRLVDGKLTKDSIS encoded by the coding sequence ATGATTACAGGAAAGAATTACATAGGAAATGTTTTATCTTCAATAGGAAATGTAACATTTAAAACATTTAATCCACAAACAAATGCCGAAAATGAAATAATTTATTCAGAAGCTTCTACAATTGAAATTGAAAAAGCAGTAGAATTAGCCACCAAAGCTTTCAAAATTTTTAGAACAACTTCAGGTACTAAAAAAAGTGAATTTTTAAATGAAATAGCAACTGAAATTGAAGCATTAGGTGATGAACTAATACAAACATATTGTTCAGAAACAGGATTGCCAGAAGGAAGAGCAATTGGTGAGCGAGGAAGAACTCTTTTTCAATTACGCGCTTTCGCAAATTTAGTAAAAGAAGGTTCTTGGGTTGAAGCAACTATTGATACAGCTCAACCAAACAGGCTCCCAATTCCAAAGGTTGATATTCGTAAAATGGATGTTCCATTAGGCCCAATCGTAGTTTTTGGAGCAAGTAATTTTCCATTAGCATATTCAACCGCTGGAGGTGATACTGCTGCCGCATTTGCTGCAGGTTGTCCTGTAGTTGTAAAATCACATCCAATGCATGCCGGTACAGGAGAATTAGTAGCATCTGCAATTATTAAAGCTGCTGAAAAAACAGCAATGCCAAATGGAGTGTTTTCTAATTTAAACAGTAGTGGAATTGAAATAGGAGAGATATTAGTTAAGCACCCACAGATAAAAGCAGTTGGATTTACAGGTAGCATTAATGGTGGTAGGGCATTGTATGATATGGCAGCAAAACGGAAAGAGCCAATTCCTGTTTTTGCTGAGATGGGCAGTATAAACCCTGTTATAATTTTACCAAATGCAATTAAAAATGAAGGAAAAAAATGGGCTAAAATTTATGCAAATTCTATAACGCTTGGTTCAGGGCAATTTTGCACAAATCCAGGGCTAATTTTAGGGGTAAAAGGAGATAGCTTGTCTAATTTCATAAAAACATTATCTAAAGAAATTGTAAAAATAGAACCTTCATGTATGTTGCATCCAAATATTATTGGAGCTTATGAAAGTAACAAAGCAAAAATGATAGCACAACATGGATTACAAACTACAGCAACAATAAATAATGAGGTGTCAAAAAATTTTGGTAGGCAGATAATTACAACAGTTGAAGGAGCAACTTTTTTGACAAATACCACATTACATCAAGAAGTATTTGGCCCATTTTCAATGGTTGTTCAATGTGAAAATATACAACAACTAGAAGTAATAATTTCAAAATTGGAAGGACAGTTAACAGGAACCATTTTATCTGAAAATAATGAAATTAAAAATTATCCAGCTATTGTAAGTGAACTTCAAAATAGAGTGGGGCGTATTATTTTTAATGGAGTTCCAACAGGAGTTGAAGTTTGCCCTTCAATGGTGCATGGAGGTCCTTACCCTGCCTCAACAGATAGTAGATTTACAGCAGTTGGTATTCATTCAATTAAACGTTGGGTTCGTCCTTTTAGTTTTCAGAGTTGGCCAAATGAATTACTTCCAAATGAGCTAAAAAATGAAAACCCTTTGGGAATTTTACGTTTGGTAGATGGTAAATTAACTAAAGATAGTATATCCTAA
- a CDS encoding OsmC family protein has product MDLKIKFDKSGRIVPFINGKEITMNESPFLIFLATAGMCSAVYVKAFMQQRGLPIDEVEITQRMNYNQMTNMVKDIDIIVDLPASFPEKYKNTIKNVVAQCPVKRHLAEPPTFNVITNLSSVLKD; this is encoded by the coding sequence ATGGATTTAAAAATAAAATTTGACAAAAGCGGTAGGATTGTTCCATTCATAAATGGAAAAGAAATTACAATGAATGAATCTCCTTTTTTAATATTTTTAGCAACTGCAGGTATGTGCTCAGCGGTTTATGTTAAAGCATTTATGCAGCAAAGAGGATTGCCAATTGATGAGGTAGAAATAACGCAAAGAATGAATTACAATCAAATGACAAACATGGTAAAAGACATTGATATTATTGTTGATTTGCCAGCTAGTTTCCCTGAAAAATATAAAAATACCATTAAAAATGTAGTTGCTCAATGCCCTGTTAAACGTCACTTAGCAGAGCCACCAACATTTAATGTAATTACAAATTTAAGCTCAGTTTTAAAAGACTAA
- a CDS encoding dipeptidase: MENIKAYVTQHKDRFINELIELLKIPSISADSAYSQDVLNTADAVKKALLTAGCDTVEICETPGYPIVYGEKIIDNNLPTVLVYGHYDVQPADPIELWDSPPFEPVIKKTEIHPDGAIFARGSCDDKGQMYMHVKALEYMVNNNNLPCNVKFMIEGEEEIGSTSLAWFVERNQEKLANDVILISDTGMISNTQPSITTGLRGLSYVEVEVTGPNRDLHSGLYGGAVANPINILTKMIASLHDENNHITIPGFYDKVEELSTEERAEMAKAPFSLEAYKKALDIDEVYGETGYTTNERNSIRPTLDVNGIWGGYTGEGAKTVIASKAHAKISMRLVPNQDWKEITELFTNHFINIAPKAVKIKVTPHHGGQGYVTPINNIGYKAASKAYEKTFGITPIPQRSGGSIPIVALFEKELKSKTILMGFGLDSDAIHSPNEHFGIFNYLKGIETIPLFFKYFTEMSK, encoded by the coding sequence ATGGAAAATATAAAAGCATACGTTACTCAGCACAAAGATCGGTTTATTAATGAACTTATTGAATTGTTAAAAATACCATCAATAAGTGCTGATTCAGCCTACAGTCAAGATGTATTAAATACGGCAGATGCAGTAAAAAAAGCACTTTTAACAGCTGGATGTGATACCGTTGAAATTTGTGAAACCCCTGGTTATCCTATTGTATACGGAGAAAAAATAATTGACAATAACTTACCTACCGTTCTTGTTTATGGGCATTATGATGTTCAACCTGCTGATCCAATTGAACTTTGGGATTCTCCTCCTTTTGAACCCGTTATTAAAAAAACTGAAATACATCCTGATGGTGCAATTTTTGCACGTGGCTCTTGTGATGATAAAGGTCAAATGTATATGCATGTAAAAGCATTAGAGTACATGGTTAACAATAATAATTTGCCTTGTAATGTGAAATTTATGATTGAAGGTGAAGAAGAAATAGGCTCAACAAGTTTAGCTTGGTTTGTAGAGCGTAATCAAGAAAAATTGGCTAATGATGTAATTTTAATTTCTGACACTGGTATGATTTCAAATACACAACCATCTATAACTACTGGTTTAAGAGGCTTAAGCTATGTTGAAGTTGAAGTAACAGGCCCAAATAGAGATTTACATTCTGGGCTATATGGAGGAGCTGTTGCAAACCCAATCAATATTTTAACAAAAATGATTGCTTCATTACACGATGAAAATAACCACATTACCATTCCCGGATTTTATGATAAAGTTGAAGAATTATCAACTGAGGAAAGAGCCGAAATGGCAAAAGCTCCCTTCTCGTTAGAGGCGTATAAAAAAGCACTTGATATTGATGAAGTTTATGGAGAAACTGGTTACACTACCAACGAACGAAATTCAATTCGACCAACCTTAGATGTTAATGGAATTTGGGGTGGATATACTGGTGAAGGTGCAAAAACGGTTATTGCAAGTAAAGCACATGCCAAAATTTCTATGCGCTTGGTTCCAAACCAAGATTGGAAAGAAATTACTGAGTTATTCACAAACCATTTCATAAATATTGCTCCAAAAGCAGTTAAAATTAAAGTTACACCTCATCATGGTGGACAAGGTTATGTAACTCCAATCAACAATATTGGCTATAAAGCCGCAAGCAAAGCTTATGAAAAAACCTTTGGTATTACACCAATACCTCAACGATCTGGCGGTAGTATTCCTATTGTAGCCTTATTTGAAAAAGAATTAAAAAGTAAAACTATTTTAATGGGATTTGGTTTAGATAGTGATGCTATCCACTCTCCAAACGAGCATTTTGGCATTTTTAATTACTTAAAAGGAATTGAAACAATTCCGCTATTTTTTAAGTACTTTACAGAAATGAGTAAGTAA
- a CDS encoding PhnA domain-containing protein: MSVNETLEKRSGGCCELCGSTKKLGVYKVPPAPKGTVDDSIFACEMCIDQLENPESVDANHWRCLNDSMWSEVTAVQVVAWRMLSRLRAEGWPQDLLDMLYLDKENLEWAKATGEGAEEDENKIVHRDVNGVVLQSGDSVVLIKDLKVKGSSLIAKQGTAVRRITLDRDNAEYIEGKVGPTQIVIVTKYVKKI, encoded by the coding sequence ATGAGTGTGAATGAAACATTAGAAAAACGAAGTGGTGGATGTTGTGAATTATGTGGAAGTACTAAAAAATTAGGAGTTTACAAAGTGCCTCCAGCTCCAAAGGGAACGGTTGATGACAGTATTTTTGCATGTGAAATGTGTATTGATCAACTTGAGAACCCTGAGAGTGTTGATGCAAATCACTGGCGCTGTTTAAACGACAGTATGTGGAGTGAAGTTACTGCTGTTCAGGTGGTTGCTTGGAGAATGCTATCCCGTTTAAGAGCAGAAGGTTGGCCGCAAGATTTGTTGGATATGTTGTATTTGGATAAAGAAAATTTAGAATGGGCTAAAGCAACAGGAGAAGGAGCAGAGGAAGATGAAAATAAAATTGTACACAGAGATGTTAATGGTGTTGTTTTACAATCAGGAGATTCTGTTGTGCTTATTAAAGATTTAAAAGTAAAAGGATCTAGCCTAATTGCCAAGCAGGGAACTGCAGTGAGGAGAATTACATTGGACAGAGATAATGCTGAGTATATTGAAGGTAAAGTTGGACCTACTCAAATTGTGATTGTAACTAAATACGTGAAGAAAATATAA
- a CDS encoding DUF4230 domain-containing protein, translating into MELLLGIVLGALLSYWGISFFNKKNSLQKIETQSIILIEKIKSVCKLITVEGDFAEIYHYENTKNHFLNIITSKKKAILLINAKVHIGFDLSQIKLEANNKDLEIILTHFPKPKVLTVETDVRYYDKKDGIFNKFNAEDLTELNKESKAFIIDKIPESGLLNTANKEALDTILMIEKLLETSGWKLNYAQLVIPISEA; encoded by the coding sequence ATGGAACTACTTTTAGGAATTGTACTTGGAGCATTACTTTCATATTGGGGAATTTCTTTTTTTAATAAAAAAAACTCACTTCAAAAAATTGAAACACAATCTATAATTTTAATAGAAAAAATTAAAAGTGTTTGTAAATTAATTACTGTTGAAGGTGATTTTGCTGAAATTTATCATTATGAAAATACCAAAAATCATTTTTTAAATATTATTACAAGTAAAAAAAAGGCCATTTTATTGATTAATGCAAAAGTCCATATTGGATTTGACTTATCTCAAATAAAGTTAGAAGCTAATAATAAAGATTTGGAAATTATACTTACTCATTTCCCGAAACCAAAGGTTTTAACTGTAGAGACTGATGTGAGATATTACGACAAAAAAGATGGAATATTTAATAAATTTAATGCTGAAGATTTAACAGAATTAAATAAAGAATCTAAAGCGTTTATTATTGATAAAATTCCTGAAAGCGGATTGTTAAATACAGCTAATAAAGAAGCCTTAGATACCATTCTAATGATTGAGAAATTATTAGAAACTTCTGGTTGGAAATTAAATTACGCACAGCTAGTAATACCAATTTCAGAGGCATAA
- a CDS encoding NAD(P)/FAD-dependent oxidoreductase, with protein sequence MSKKVVIIGGGIIGLNSAYYLLKEGHEVSVIDQFDITSGASFVNAGYISPSHVTPLAAPGMVASGIKMMFNQASPFYLKPRFDLDLFRWAWNFNKFATAKHVKSSAPVIKDFTILSRDLFQEIKDSGIFDFQFERKGLLMSYQTSKFEDKEARLADLAKKQGLDVKHISKRELKEMEPEMKAEGAFYYLDDAHTTPDDFMKKMHYYLKSKGVRFYLNEKVIDFEINSQKITHLITDKQQLDFDELVVASGSWSSIVAKKLGVKLLVQAGKGYRINLYRKTGINYPAILSELNTAVSPMDGFTRFGGTMEIAGINTKINKIRVEQIAKNATVFYPNIKISEEEIKDADYGFRPVSPDGLPFIGKVKSLKNVNFATGHAMMGWSQGQATGKLISEIISDKKTSLNLEPFSLERFN encoded by the coding sequence ATGAGTAAAAAGGTTGTAATTATTGGTGGTGGAATTATAGGATTAAATTCTGCTTACTATTTGTTAAAAGAAGGCCATGAAGTTTCAGTTATTGACCAATTTGATATAACATCAGGTGCTTCATTTGTAAACGCGGGATATATTTCACCTAGTCATGTAACCCCTTTGGCAGCGCCTGGAATGGTTGCCTCTGGAATAAAAATGATGTTTAACCAAGCAAGTCCATTTTATTTAAAACCTCGTTTTGATTTAGATTTATTTAGATGGGCTTGGAATTTTAATAAATTTGCTACAGCAAAACACGTAAAATCTTCAGCTCCAGTGATAAAAGATTTTACAATTTTAAGTAGAGATCTCTTTCAGGAAATAAAAGATAGTGGCATATTTGATTTTCAATTTGAAAGAAAAGGATTGTTAATGAGTTACCAAACTTCAAAATTTGAAGATAAAGAAGCTCGTTTAGCTGATTTAGCCAAAAAACAAGGGCTTGATGTAAAGCACATTAGCAAGCGCGAATTGAAAGAGATGGAACCGGAAATGAAAGCGGAGGGAGCTTTTTATTATTTAGATGATGCACATACAACACCAGATGATTTTATGAAAAAAATGCATTATTACCTTAAATCAAAAGGTGTTCGGTTTTATTTAAACGAAAAAGTGATAGATTTTGAAATAAATAGCCAAAAAATAACACATTTAATTACAGATAAGCAACAACTTGATTTTGATGAACTTGTTGTAGCTTCAGGCTCGTGGAGTTCTATTGTTGCCAAAAAACTAGGGGTTAAACTTTTAGTACAAGCAGGAAAAGGTTACCGTATTAATCTCTACAGAAAAACAGGGATTAATTATCCTGCGATATTATCAGAACTCAATACTGCCGTTTCACCTATGGATGGGTTCACCCGTTTTGGAGGAACCATGGAAATTGCAGGAATAAATACCAAAATTAATAAAATAAGGGTAGAACAAATAGCTAAAAATGCTACTGTATTTTACCCGAATATTAAAATTTCAGAAGAAGAAATAAAAGATGCAGATTATGGTTTCCGACCTGTATCACCTGATGGTTTACCTTTTATAGGAAAAGTAAAATCATTAAAAAATGTGAATTTTGCAACTGGTCATGCAATGATGGGCTGGAGTCAAGGCCAAGCAACAGGTAAATTAATTTCAGAAATTATTTCAGATAAAAAAACATCTTTAAATTTAGAACCTTTTTCATTGGAAAGATTTAATTAA
- a CDS encoding S28 family serine protease — protein MKFYKTLILFFVVSFLVVGCRVVKLEPIEILTFQQKLENLFPNAEITKIEAKDHFTKAFQLIINEPLDHNDISVGTFKHYVYLSHVDIQKPTVLVTEGYSAYPRTYELSKILKGNQVQVEYRFYGKSRPDSIPWKYLKNDQAVEDYHQLVTKLKTLYKSKWISTGISKGGETVLIYKFKYPYDVAVAVPYVTPLINGQEDIRTQEHINKIGSDECRNKITQFQRLILKNRDSVLNEILKYATENKMSFTKVSPEEALEYAVLEFPFSFWQWGGKCDEITVENASAKEQFNYLNKIVGIDFYNDKTYYDLLPSYYQHLTELGFYGFDITPVKDLIKEVYEPTNLRFAPKNVDLDFNSTYIKKVRDYVENQGNKILYIYGEYDTWGACAPNPKPHVNFLKMVLKGGSHKTRIKDFSTKDKQLIYDKLQNWLGYSVTIYPL, from the coding sequence ATGAAGTTTTATAAAACTCTTATCCTATTTTTTGTTGTAAGTTTTTTGGTTGTTGGCTGTAGAGTTGTAAAACTTGAACCTATTGAAATATTAACTTTTCAACAAAAATTAGAAAATCTTTTTCCAAATGCTGAAATTACTAAAATAGAAGCGAAAGATCACTTCACAAAAGCATTTCAACTAATTATAAATGAGCCATTGGATCATAATGATATAAGTGTAGGAACGTTTAAACATTATGTGTATTTGTCACATGTTGATATTCAAAAACCAACTGTTTTAGTTACAGAAGGTTATAGTGCATACCCAAGAACATATGAATTAAGTAAAATACTTAAAGGAAATCAGGTACAGGTAGAATATCGTTTTTATGGTAAATCTCGTCCAGATTCAATTCCTTGGAAGTATTTAAAAAATGACCAAGCAGTTGAAGATTACCATCAATTGGTAACAAAACTAAAGACACTGTATAAAAGTAAATGGATTTCAACAGGAATTAGCAAAGGAGGCGAAACAGTTCTAATTTATAAATTTAAATACCCCTATGATGTGGCCGTAGCTGTACCTTATGTGACACCTTTAATAAACGGACAAGAAGATATTAGAACTCAGGAACATATAAATAAAATTGGTAGTGATGAGTGTAGAAATAAAATTACTCAATTTCAACGATTAATTTTAAAAAATAGAGACTCTGTGTTGAATGAAATTTTAAAATATGCAACAGAAAATAAGATGAGTTTTACCAAGGTTTCACCTGAAGAAGCCTTAGAGTATGCAGTACTAGAATTTCCATTTTCTTTTTGGCAATGGGGTGGGAAATGTGATGAAATTACAGTTGAAAATGCTTCAGCAAAAGAACAATTTAATTACTTAAATAAAATTGTAGGAATAGACTTTTATAATGATAAAACATATTACGATTTATTACCTTCATATTATCAGCATTTAACAGAATTAGGTTTTTATGGTTTTGATATAACACCAGTAAAAGATTTAATTAAAGAGGTTTATGAACCTACAAATTTACGTTTTGCACCTAAAAATGTTGATTTAGATTTTAATTCAACTTATATAAAAAAAGTTCGTGATTATGTAGAAAATCAGGGAAATAAAATTTTATATATCTATGGAGAGTACGATACTTGGGGAGCTTGCGCGCCTAATCCAAAACCTCATGTTAATTTTCTTAAAATGGTATTAAAAGGAGGGTCTCATAAAACTAGAATTAAAGATTTTTCAACTAAAGACAAACAATTAATTTATGATAAATTACAAAATTGGTTAGGCTATAGTGTTACTATTTATCCTTTGTAA
- a CDS encoding AraC family transcriptional regulator has product MKVLPFKIPKPENVTLYIQNYEGESFYEKLHQHKEIQISVIIKGEGSYIIGDCVGEFKPNDIFVIGEDLPHVFKRDIAYGKDTKMITLFFSKNAFGNTFFSLPEFEHFHSFFDNAVLGFEVLSNKKKLAQILSEINTLSKYEQFISFIEILNSISRGEKHTLSSLINLKKYGDAEGKRMSDIFQYTMNNYHTEISLHQVANIANMTPNAFCRYFKQRTNKTFVNFLIDIRIGSACKLLTKNNDLNITEISYKSGFNNLANFNRKFKAIKGVTPSEYRKKH; this is encoded by the coding sequence ATGAAAGTTTTACCTTTTAAAATTCCAAAACCTGAAAACGTAACTTTATATATACAAAATTATGAAGGAGAATCTTTTTATGAAAAATTACACCAACACAAAGAAATTCAAATAAGTGTAATTATTAAAGGTGAAGGCTCATATATTATAGGTGATTGTGTTGGGGAGTTTAAACCTAATGATATTTTTGTTATTGGAGAAGATTTACCCCACGTTTTTAAAAGAGATATTGCCTACGGAAAAGATACAAAGATGATTACTTTATTTTTCTCAAAAAATGCTTTTGGTAATACTTTTTTTAGTTTGCCTGAGTTTGAACATTTTCATTCGTTTTTTGATAATGCTGTTTTGGGATTTGAAGTGCTTTCAAATAAAAAAAAACTAGCTCAAATTTTATCAGAAATAAATACCCTTTCTAAATATGAGCAATTTATTTCATTTATAGAAATTCTAAATTCAATATCAAGAGGTGAAAAACACACTTTATCTTCTCTAATAAATTTAAAAAAATACGGTGACGCTGAAGGAAAAAGAATGAGTGATATTTTTCAATACACCATGAATAATTATCATACCGAAATTAGCCTACATCAAGTTGCTAACATTGCAAATATGACACCAAATGCTTTTTGTAGGTATTTTAAACAACGTACTAACAAAACTTTTGTGAATTTTTTAATTGATATACGTATTGGAAGTGCTTGTAAATTATTGACTAAAAATAACGATTTAAATATTACTGAAATTTCTTATAAATCTGGTTTTAATAATTTAGCAAATTTCAACAGAAAGTTTAAAGCTATAAAAGGTGTTACACCTTCAGAATACAGAAAAAAGCACTAA